TAACAGAGCAATGTGCGATAGATTTTTGTGATGATTCCGACCTTGCTATTGCCCATGCTGAACTGATTAAAAAAATCATTGAACTCGGTGTCGGTGAACAAATGGTGGATCAAGCCCGCGCCAAAATTTACCGTGCATTAGGGGATGCATTAAAAGAAGCACAACCGATTGAAGCGCTCAATGCTTATAAAAATGCTTTGCGACTTGATAGTAAAGTGGGTTGTAAAAAAGACATGACAGCCCTTGAAAAACTATTAACGAAGCAAACAACCGAGTCGTCTCCCGACGCCACTGTCGGCTCGCAGGCTGATACATCTGCAGATCAAACTGCGGATGCTTCAGTACCTGCGTCCACCGACTCCACAGCTACGGAGTAAGTTAAATGCTACTCAACGCACCTGTAACCGATAGTGAAGTGCAAAATCCTGATCCAATACGTCCCAATATCAGTATTTCAGATTTGTTAGGACAGGTGCGTTTAGATCAATCCAAGGGTGAAGTTCTGCTGACTGAAAAAATCATGCTTGCGATGGATAACATTAATGACCAAACACTTTTACTCAATATCGAAACTGAAACTCAGATTAGATATTACAGACGTGCAGTGTGCTATGAAGCAGCTGCATTGATTTGTGAAGATAATCTAGATTTTGACACCACCACCACTGGGCAAACTCGTGCTGAAAATCAACAAGTCAAAACACAGGCTTTACGTCGAACAGTGAATTACAGCATCGGTAAATTAATCAGTAAAGGCAGACCAAGACGAAATCGAGTGAGCTTGATATGAATCAAATCAAAGCCATGCAAAACGATACCTTTGATTCAATTGCTTATCGCTATTACGGCAATCAGTCAGTGGTGATGTTACCTGCCCTACTTGAAGCAAACTCAACTTTGCAACAAGTCATTTTACAAGAACATCAAGTCATTAATTTACCTGAACTGGTTCAAGCTCAACGACCACAGACCATCAAATTATGGGATTAGTTATGTTTGAACGCTTAACTTTCCTCAAGGGGAACCCGATGAATGATCCGCTGTCAATAAAGGG
This genomic window from Acinetobacter sp. TGL-Y2 contains:
- a CDS encoding head completion/stabilization protein, producing the protein MLLNAPVTDSEVQNPDPIRPNISISDLLGQVRLDQSKGEVLLTEKIMLAMDNINDQTLLLNIETETQIRYYRRAVCYEAAALICEDNLDFDTTTTGQTRAENQQVKTQALRRTVNYSIGKLISKGRPRRNRVSLI
- a CDS encoding tail protein X: MNQIKAMQNDTFDSIAYRYYGNQSVVMLPALLEANSTLQQVILQEHQVINLPELVQAQRPQTIKLWD